A genomic stretch from Desulfohalobium retbaense DSM 5692 includes:
- a CDS encoding AMP-binding protein — translation MAERPLREITLGQMLDEAVAQHPDNEAVVYVDRDFRLTYQEFGDVVDRLAKGLMALGIGKGEKVAIWATNVPYWIALQFATAKIGAILLTVNTYYKQSELEYLLQQSEAENLVLIDGFRDTDYIQVTYDLIPELKTQQRGALRSYNFPHLKRVLFLGQEKHRGMYTIPEIMALSQTISDSAYAERQATLDPHDVVNMQYTSGTTGFPKGVMLTHYNIGNNGFWIGENQRFSHEDRVCLPVPLFHCFGCVLGVLAAVGHAATMVVLEGFNPVHVMSSVEQEKCTALYGVPTMFIAILDHRLFPKFDFRSLRTGIMAGSPCPVRVMRQVIDSMHMDEVTICYGLTEASPVMTQTRVDDDLRKRVETVGRPMPEIEVQVVDPETNTPVPAGAQGEVCCRGYNVMAGYYNMEEATAETIDAGGWLHSGDLGVMDEDGYLSITGRLKDMIIRGGENIYPREIEEFLYSMDGVADVQVVGVPSEKYGEQIGAFIIPKSDFELAPEDVRDFCRGKVARYKIPRHITFVSEYPMTASGKVQKYKLREMAADIFDTSK, via the coding sequence ATGGCGGAGAGACCGTTGCGTGAGATAACCCTGGGACAGATGCTTGATGAAGCTGTGGCCCAGCACCCTGATAATGAAGCCGTCGTTTACGTTGATCGCGATTTCCGGCTGACGTATCAGGAATTCGGAGATGTCGTCGATCGTTTGGCCAAAGGGCTCATGGCCCTGGGGATCGGAAAAGGAGAAAAGGTGGCCATCTGGGCCACGAATGTTCCCTATTGGATCGCCCTGCAATTTGCTACGGCCAAGATCGGGGCTATTTTGCTCACGGTTAACACCTATTATAAGCAAAGTGAGCTGGAATATCTCCTGCAACAGTCCGAAGCGGAAAATCTGGTTCTCATCGACGGGTTTCGGGACACGGACTATATCCAGGTGACCTATGACCTCATCCCGGAACTCAAGACCCAGCAGCGCGGGGCGCTTCGCAGCTATAATTTTCCGCATTTGAAGCGGGTACTGTTTCTGGGGCAGGAGAAACACCGCGGCATGTATACCATCCCGGAAATCATGGCCCTGTCCCAGACCATCTCCGACTCAGCCTACGCCGAGCGCCAAGCGACCCTGGACCCCCATGATGTGGTCAACATGCAGTATACCTCGGGCACGACCGGCTTTCCCAAGGGGGTTATGCTGACCCATTACAATATTGGCAACAACGGGTTCTGGATCGGCGAAAACCAGCGTTTTTCCCATGAAGACCGCGTCTGCCTGCCTGTGCCGCTCTTCCATTGCTTCGGCTGCGTCCTGGGCGTTCTGGCTGCAGTCGGCCATGCGGCGACGATGGTCGTCCTCGAAGGGTTCAATCCGGTGCATGTCATGTCCTCGGTGGAGCAGGAGAAATGCACCGCCCTGTATGGGGTGCCGACCATGTTCATCGCCATTTTGGACCACCGGTTGTTTCCCAAATTCGATTTCCGATCCCTGCGCACCGGGATCATGGCCGGTTCCCCCTGCCCAGTACGGGTCATGCGCCAGGTCATCGATTCCATGCACATGGACGAAGTGACGATTTGCTATGGCTTGACAGAGGCCTCGCCGGTGATGACCCAAACCCGTGTGGACGACGATTTGCGCAAACGTGTCGAGACGGTCGGCCGGCCCATGCCGGAGATCGAGGTTCAAGTTGTCGATCCCGAGACCAATACCCCGGTGCCGGCAGGGGCGCAGGGTGAAGTCTGCTGCCGGGGGTACAATGTCATGGCCGGGTACTACAATATGGAGGAGGCCACAGCCGAGACCATCGACGCCGGCGGATGGCTGCATTCCGGCGATCTCGGAGTCATGGACGAAGACGGCTATCTGTCGATCACCGGCCGACTGAAGGATATGATCATCCGGGGTGGAGAGAATATCTATCCCCGCGAAATAGAAGAATTTCTCTACTCCATGGACGGAGTGGCCGATGTCCAGGTCGTCGGAGTACCCAGTGAGAAGTACGGGGAACAGATCGGGGCGTTTATCATCCCCAAATCGGATTTTGAACTCGCCCCCGAGGATGTCCGTGATTTTTGCCGCGGCAAGGTCGCCCGGTACAAGATACCCCGACACATCACCTTTGTCTCCGAATATCCGATGACCGCCAGCGGCAAGGTCCAGAAATACAAACTGCGGGAAATGGCCGCTGACATTTTTGATACCAGCAAATAA
- a CDS encoding helix-turn-helix domain-containing protein, whose protein sequence is MAKSKVGKRIRSFREEQELTLDDVAERTGLEVAFLQALEEDEVYPSLGPLLKVARALGTRLGTFLDDQISEDPLIVRQTERAEELSMLTGKDKPVSLRFHSLGKGKSDRNMEPFYVEIYPDSEPQSLSSHEGEEFIVVVKGEVELVYGENRYVLGPGDSMYYNSIVPHHVGAAGDEKAEIYAVLYFPE, encoded by the coding sequence ATGGCGAAGAGCAAAGTAGGCAAGCGGATCCGTTCTTTTCGAGAAGAACAGGAATTGACATTAGATGATGTGGCCGAACGCACCGGCCTTGAAGTCGCCTTTTTGCAGGCCCTGGAAGAGGACGAGGTCTATCCTTCCTTAGGGCCATTGCTGAAGGTCGCCCGAGCCCTGGGAACCCGGCTGGGGACCTTTCTCGACGATCAGATCAGCGAAGATCCGCTGATTGTACGTCAGACGGAGCGTGCCGAGGAATTGAGCATGCTCACGGGCAAGGACAAACCGGTCAGCCTGCGCTTCCACTCCCTGGGCAAGGGCAAATCCGACCGGAACATGGAGCCCTTTTATGTGGAGATTTATCCCGACTCCGAGCCGCAGAGCCTCTCGTCCCACGAAGGGGAGGAATTCATTGTCGTGGTCAAAGGAGAGGTGGAACTGGTCTACGGTGAGAATCGCTATGTCCTCGGGCCAGGTGATTCCATGTACTACAACTCCATCGTTCCCCACCACGTTGGGGCGGCCGGAGATGAAAAAGCCGAGATCTATGCTGTCTTGTATTTTCCGGAGTAA